CCTGAGCGTAATATAGTAGGACAAGCAACAATAATTTGGATGAATATAAAAAAACAAGAAGAAGGAACATGGCCAATTAGTATACAAATAAATAGAATAGGAAAGATACAATAAGATTAATACGTCTTCTAATAATGGATAAATTAAATATCGCCCTTATTAGAAGTTAAAAATAAATAAAAGTTATTTATAAAAATTTTTATTTTTATAAATAACATGTAATATGTAATCTGTAAACATTATGTCAATTGATGCGCTTCAAAAAAAACTCGGTTATGTTTTTACTCAATATAATTTATTATCAAAAGCACTAACCCACAGAAGCTCTAGTAATCAACATAACGAAAGATTAGAGTTTTTAGGGGATGCTATATTAAATTATGTAATCACCAATGCATTATATCATAAATTTCCTCATATTAATGAAGGAGATATGAGTAGGATGCGTGCGAATTTAGTACGTGAAAATACCCTAGCAACACTAGCGCGAGAATTCAACCTAGGAGATTATTTACAATTAGGGCAGGGTGAACTAAAAAACGGCGGTTATCATCGTGACTCTATTCTAGCTAATACAATAGAAGCAATAATAGGTAGTATATTTTTAGACAGTAATATTCAAACTATTGAAATATTAATTACTAATTGGTATCAAGTTCGTTTAGATCAAATGAATCCTTATGATAAACAAAAAGATCCAAAAACTCGTCTACAAGAACATATGCAGCATCGTCGTTTACCATTACCTGTATATTGGGTGAATCAAATAGTTGGAGAAGCACATAATCAAATTTTTACCATAAATTGTCAAATTAACGAATTAACACAACCGGTCATCGGATCCGGCTCTAGCCGACGTAGAGCTGAACAAGATGCAGCAGAAAAAACTCTAGAGATATTGGAACATAATGAAAATAAATAAACTAAATAAAACTGCTCTAATACATTTAAATACCAAAATATATTTATACCTAAATTTAGCCAACTAACAAATCTATAGCTACCCAAAAAATATATTATAGGTTACAAAAATATCTGTACGAATCATTACGCACATATATATAATAACATCAAATACTACTTGATTTCTAAATCTATTAAAATTTAAAAATTGTATTACCATAGCAAAAAAACAAATTGCTAACAATAACATTAATCATATGCACCACAAACTACTCGATTATTATCTTTAATAACACTACATTGTTTTATTTTTAACAAAGAAGAATACCTTTCTAAATTAGGCAATACTATAATATTTATGGTATTATATGAATATTCTGTGCTAATAAACTTTAAAAGTAATAAAATTATTATTACAAAGTAACAATAAATCCTAAAAGATCGTTTAAAAATTAATCACTCAAAATAAAAATTTACAAATCTTGAAAAATAATGATTATTGTATACTATATTTGTACTCAAATAAATCAATTTATAAATACATTATATTCTTATCCAGTATAAGAATTGATGTTAACACTGGATAAGAATAAGAATAAGAATATAAATATTAAACTTAAGAGTGTATACATAATGTCTAATTTATTATTAGGAGTAAATATTGATCATATTGCAACACTACGCAATGCAAGAAATACCGCATATCCCGATCCTGTACATGCTGCATTTATTGCAGAACAATCAGGAGCAGATAGTATTACTGTGCATTTAAGAGAAGATCGTCGCCATATTACAGATCGAGATATCGAAATATTACGTAAGACTATACAAACAGCTATGAACTTAGAAATAGCAGCAACAAATGAAATGATTAATATCGCATGTATGTTAAAACCACATTATTGTTGCTTAGTGCCTGAAAGACGTCAAGAACTGACAACTGAAGGTGGTTTAGATATAATCAACAAATCAAATAAATTACAGGATATAATATTTAAGCTTATTGACTCTGGAATTAGAGTTTCGCTATTTATAGATCCTGATGAACAACAAATTCATGCTGCATATAATATAGGAGTACCTTACATAGAAATACATACCGGTATATATTCTGATGCTATAGATCAAACAACTAAAAATATAGAGTATAAACGTATTAAAAAAAGCGTACAGTACGCTGTAGATAACGGTTTAAAAGTCAATGCTGGACATGGTCTTGATTATCACAATGTACAGCCTATTGCAAGGTTACCAGGAATACAAGAATTAAATATAGG
This genomic interval from Candidatus Blochmannia sp. SNP contains the following:
- the pdxJ gene encoding pyridoxine 5'-phosphate synthase, translating into MSNLLLGVNIDHIATLRNARNTAYPDPVHAAFIAEQSGADSITVHLREDRRHITDRDIEILRKTIQTAMNLEIAATNEMINIACMLKPHYCCLVPERRQELTTEGGLDIINKSNKLQDIIFKLIDSGIRVSLFIDPDEQQIHAAYNIGVPYIEIHTGIYSDAIDQTTKNIEYKRIKKSVQYAVDNGLKVNAGHGLDYHNVQPIARLPGIQELNIGHSIISRSMFCGLSKAIKDMKALLQKSRRG
- the rnc gene encoding ribonuclease III; the encoded protein is MSIDALQKKLGYVFTQYNLLSKALTHRSSSNQHNERLEFLGDAILNYVITNALYHKFPHINEGDMSRMRANLVRENTLATLAREFNLGDYLQLGQGELKNGGYHRDSILANTIEAIIGSIFLDSNIQTIEILITNWYQVRLDQMNPYDKQKDPKTRLQEHMQHRRLPLPVYWVNQIVGEAHNQIFTINCQINELTQPVIGSGSSRRRAEQDAAEKTLEILEHNENK